TGTAATCCTAAAGTACAGCAAAAAGTTATAGTAAGACACAATAACACTGCAAGATTCACAGTAGAGAAATATCGAACAAGAGAAGGAAACTCACCTCAAATCTAAAAGAATAGACACCTTTCTTCTTAAATTCCCTTCTTCCCGAAATTTCAAATACCCTTTTCTTGTTCCTGATGCTTTCACGGAGAATGCATACAAGTGACTCCCACATGTTCCTGTTCAGTGAATCCCCCACAAAAACCAGCCTCTGTCCCCTCAACCTCTCCAGAAAATCGGTTGCATTCAAACTGAGAGGTCACATGATGACATCAATAATTGATCAAATACTAGAACAACAATTGTATCTTTTTTGTGAAGTTAAATACATCTTTTTGCTCTGAATAAAAGTGACTTCAACCACATTCAATTCATGTCCCAAACACTTTTGcataaaatgtataataatgtaaaagtcTTTGTCCTAATTCATATTGTTTTTTCATCATTGTTACAGtaaatatgaaatattgatCTATTTTCCTTATCATTACAAGCTACTTTTCTGTTCTAGATTAACACTAACACTTCATATTCGTTACATACaacaattattatatctctACCTTGGAATGTTGCACCCATACGGCTGCCATCTCCATTTTACATATTCTGCATCCGGCCTCCCATTCAGGTGGCAGTTAAAATCTCTATCTATATGTGGACAAGACCCTAAAGGATAATATGGCTTTGATTCATCTCTTATCCACTTTCCATGAAAAATGTCACATTCCTCATGTAAACCACCCTGCATCTTTTCATTACGAGTGACAGTTACATTCCTTGAACTATTTTTCCCTACCAAATCCCCTTCATGTTTTCCTTTGTTACTACTCTCTGACAACAAATAAGgagaaaaactataattttcCAAACCCTTGTAAATCTTTATTTCATCCAACACATGATTCACACCATTTGTTCCATCCAGAACTACAGCACTTCCCTCTTTAATAATCTTCACAGGACTCTTGAACTCATCAGACTTTGAAGTGTTAGAACTGCTGCTCCCAGAGGAAGAAGAGTGGCTAGTGTTGAAAGGCAAGAAGGGACAAGAAGCAAGCGAAGAATTTGCACCAACAGTGTTTAGTTGTGGAACAAAGACTGCAACTTTGGGAACTCTGAGGGATTTACCAAGAATGAAGAGGGACAACAAAACAAGAGAAGCTACAACACCTAAACTGAACCAAGAAAAAAGCCTTCTTCTGTGTGGCAAAAAGGGATCAGAGAAGGCGAGTCTCTTCACAGAGAAAAGAACATGCATGCTGCTCTTGCTACCAAAAATGAAAGCTTGAGTATATCAGAGTGATTTCGGAGGTGTGGAACAAGTGAAGAAAACA
This genomic interval from Vigna radiata var. radiata cultivar VC1973A unplaced genomic scaffold, Vradiata_ver6 scaffold_322, whole genome shotgun sequence contains the following:
- the LOC106754606 gene encoding protein trichome birefringence-like 2, which codes for MHVLFSVKRLAFSDPFLPHRRRLFSWFSLGVVASLVLLSLFILGKSLRVPKVAVFVPQLNTVGANSSLASCPFLPFNTSHSSSSGSSSSNTSKSDEFKSPVKIIKEGSAVVLDGTNGVNHVLDEIKIYKGLENYSFSPYLLSESSNKGKHEGDLVGKNSSRNVTVTRNEKMQGGLHEECDIFHGKWIRDESKPYYPLGSCPHIDRDFNCHLNGRPDAEYVKWRWQPYGCNIPSLNATDFLERLRGQRLVFVGDSLNRNMWESLVCILRESIRNKKRVFEISGRREFKKKGVYSFRFEDYNCSVDFVASPFIVQESTFKSKNGSFETLRLDLMDWTTTRYQDANIIVFNTGHWWTHDKTSKGEDYYQEGNHVHARLKVLDAYTRALTTWAKWVDRKINANQTQVFFRGYSVTHFWGGQWNSGGQCHKETEPIFNETYLQKYPSKMRALESVIQHMKTPVVYMNTSRLTDYRKDGHPSVYRKEYKKSMDQNSTALFEDCSHWCLPGVPDTWNELLYVSLLKYGRGTWKS